The Lactuca sativa cultivar Salinas chromosome 2, Lsat_Salinas_v11, whole genome shotgun sequence genome includes the window taactatttacaaaatattctttggttttttaattggaactaaaatttatatttaagttggcaTTGTAATGTTAGTATttgaattaacaatttaagtattttgtgcaaattgttcaaaagttataactttaaactgataatggtttacatacaaaaacattttaaatataataaattaagtataatatgttaaaagttaaagatataattatatatgtagaagtaaatttagtttatttatgattacactttaggtttgatatttattaaacattattaaccaacttataattattattagaaagaaattggaaaatcatgagagtttcaaatgaatgtggtgaaaggaaaaatgcatgagagtttcaaatgaatgtggtggtgaaaggaaaaatgtttcatttataagtatatatagatataaatatagatatagatagatagatagatggatagatagatagatagatagatcgATTGGACGTtataagctacttatttgaaaacttttaacaattatacaaatatctttaggaaatattttagttaaattgtgattacaatttagtttttatatttagcaatacaatttatcacttttaactattaacaaaatattctttggattTTTTAAgtagaactaaaatttatatttaagttgaccatataatactatatttaaattaacaatttaagtattttattcaaactattaaaaaattatagctttaaattgataatggtttacacacaacaacatattaaatctaataaattaaatataatatattcaaataaaaagacataactttataagtagaattaaatatattattttaatattgaaattttgtttatttatgaatATACTTTTTGTTTGATATTTATTAAATCATATTAACTAGCTTATAATCATCATTGGAAAGACATTATAGTTATTACTTTTAActgtttacaaaatattctttaggttgtttaaattgaattaaaatttatatttaagttgaccttgtaatgttatatttaaattaataatttaagtattttatccaaactgtttaaaaattataactttaaaatgataatggttacatacaacattttaatattaataaattatgtataatatattaaaagttaaatacataaatttataaagaaaaataaaGATGTTATTTTAATTGTGAAATTTActatatatgattatactttatattatatatttatttaactttattaaccagctaacaattattattagaaataaattaaaaaataataaaagtttcaaatgaatataatgaaaagaaaatgaTTCATTTAGAAGTATATATAGAATTATATATAGACGAGAACTAATACTAATAAGAGGTGAGACCGTGATTTTTTGATATTTGTTATGATCAATAGTTTGTAAAGATCATTTgtattataaaacattatttaataataTGTTTGTGAGAGAGAAGGGAAGGAGAAGACTCACAAACGAAAGAAAGCATCAAGGTGGTGAGAAAAAACAAATTTATTTAAAGATAAAGTGTTCTCTACCCCATTTGCTTTTTCACATCCTCTCTTTTTCTTCGCCTATCAAAACCCCCCAAACACCACCCCCTTCATTCCCTCTCTCTTTTTTCCTGGTCATATCTCCCTTTAGATCTTCTTCTTCCCctaaggtctctctctctctctctctctctctctctctctctctctctctctctctctctctctctctctctctctctctctctctctctctctctctctctctctctctctctctctctccatatatatacaaatatatatgtatgtgcttatatgtgtatacttttaattataaatgtgCACTGATTATATATATCAACTTCTTGTGCAGTGTTTCTGCGTCTCAAGGCTGGTGTCCCTTGTGAGTTTAATATATCTGGGGACAACAAGAAACGCTTACCTGTATCTAGCTGAGACGCTGTTTTTAACACTTAACGGGAAGAAGATCAACATTTCAAGAATTGAAGAGATCGACATATATATCATCATAgacttataaatataaaatttaatggCGCCAGTTTCGTTGCCTCCAGGCTTCCGTTTTCATCCAACCGACGAAGAGCTTGTTGCATACTATCTCAAGAGGAAAATAAATGGGcgtaaaatcgagcttgaagttATTCCTGAAGTCGACCTCTACAAATGCGAACCCTGGGATTTACCAGGTATATATATGCATGTCTTCATGGTGATCGATACACCAATCGCAATTCAATTTTTATTTACTATAATCGGAAAACGTATCTCAATCTAATGGAATTTTAGGTTGCTTTCTGGTTTctgcaagtatcacaaaatatTCTAAAACTAAAATCTAGTAACAGTTATTGttaaatatttgaaaattattttttacgtatatatttatcataattgtttacattgctgatttatttttattttttttgtgtttatatAATTCACTTATAACAATTTTAAACACATTTATTGTATATAACAACTAAAGAAAAAAGCTTAAATTATAAAAGCGATCTGGGCATGAGCCTGAACAGTTTATGTGTAAGGTATGTTACTAAATCAAGATTCTTGCCAAagggtctttcatacatattcttTCGATTTCATCTCTTTGTTTTGTTGCTAAAGGCTAAAATTGAAGGTTCTTTGATGTTCTTTACGCGTGCTTCTACTTTGTTCTTGGTTCAGACCATAATAACCCGTGAAAAAGGTTTAAAAGAAATCAGTTTGTTTGGATTTTCTTTCAAAATTATATGTCATATTATCTGCTTAATTGACGtgtaaaaactgtatcatatatAGGTACATAGAAGACCAGTCAAATATGAATGGAACTTTTAAATTACAAAAACAAGATCAccataaatccataatgattgtTTCTTAATGACTAAaagttattatttaaaagtaattAAGGTGGCCCCTACATCTTTTAAACTGGTATAAGAACAAATTTTTAGTAATTAGCTGACAAGATTGAAGTCAAAAAGCAAATTAAAGATGAAAGAACATAAATACGCATACCTGTTCTTTCAAAGATAGATATCATTACCAGCTTTTCCTTTCTTTATTAATTTTCTGACATCAAATCTAACTCCTGAAATATTTTCATTTACAGAAATAATCTTGTTCTTCCTACGTTCCCATTTCTCCATACAAAATTTACTTTGACTTGTTAGGTTGGGTTTTTGAGAAAAATATATATCAAGATCAAAACATTAAGAAGTAAATAAATATTAGTCTCTTAGTTTTTTTGCATGTCTTTTTTGGATCTTGCGATGATATATATGATCTGGTTATGGTTTTATATCTCTTATACTAATTCACACTCTTTTATACAGGGAAATCATTATTGCCAAGCAAAGACCTAGAGTGGTATTTCTTCAGTCCAAGAGATCGTAAATACCCAAATGGATCAAGAACAAACCGAGCCACCAAAGGGGGATATTGGAAGGCAACAGGGAAGGACAGGAATGTAAATTCACAATCAAGAGCCGTTGGGATGAAGAAAACCCTAGTTTACTACAGAGGAAGAGCTCCACATGGTGCTCGTAGTGATTGGGTTATGCATGAATATCGCCTTGACGAGAGAGAATGTGAAACTGAATCTGGTCTTAAGGTGAAAACTCTTCAAAGTAACTAATCACATGCATGGTTTTATATCAACACCTACATCAAATTTgatcatatataattatataatactAAAACCGAAtgcttttttttttgggtttaaaAGTTGCAGGATGCTTATTCACTTTGCCGTGTGTTTAAGAAGAGTCTGAATGCTCCAAAGACGACCATTGGAGTACATTATGCGGTAGCAGTCAGTGATCACTCATCAAGTATGGACCTTTATTCAGAGGGAGGAAGGGGTGGTGAAGATATGGAGACTTGTAATTATCCAACACCAATGGCTTCATCTTCCTCTAATATCAACCATGGATCACCTCATAATGTAAGTGAATCGAGTGATGGGAGATGGATGCAGTATTTATCTGAAGAAGCGTTCGCTTTCCCGAATCCATCTTTCACTAACTATGGGAATGTTTCTTTTCCCCCAACCAAGGTATAGAAAACACTTTTTCATCTCTTCATGTCTTCTCTTATTATTTTTTAGGGTTCCatctcaagttttttttttttccctttttttttaaataaaaagttacCAGTTGTTAACTAAATGGAGTTATAGATGATTGTAATGATTGTAGATTCTAGAGTCAATGAATTAGGGTGCTCAGGCAATCTCAAACTCTGCAAAGTTAACGATTGCCCAATCATTATTATGCTTTTCATACAACTTTAATTTTTTTGATATCTTACAAACCATTAAACTTTAACAAAATCAAAGGATTCCCATTTCATCATCAAATTTAcgattatttatattttatacagTATATTATATAGGTCATTTTATGAATGTTGAAATATTACATAAATTGCAAATATTATAAtcagaaaaaataaattacaaattaaataatataatattacactAATTCTAAATATACAATAGATAAAATTACAATAATCTAAATATTTTGATGCCTAAATATATAGTAATTAGaataatttataataatataCACATAATTTAAAAAAACAAGTTTGAAATGTGATTAATATTCCaggtatatattatttatttataagcattttaggtttttatgtatttataaaagAATATAAAAGAATTGGCCGGATTGATTTAGATTTATTTGATTGATAAAGAATAGAGGACTAAGAATTTATCGCATTAAACGTCGCATTTAACTCTATTCATATCATCAACTCACAATTTATTCCTATATCATTTTCATTAAACGTCGTCGATGCGTTTAATTTGTTTGAAAGTGTATTAGGAGAAGTTCAATATCTGTTAACATATacgctattattattattattattattattattattattattattattattattattattattattttaagaataGTAAGAATTTCATTCAAAAGGCTTAGTTAGAACTACAAGATACATATTGGCTAATTAAAATACAAATTTTGTGTAACCATGCAAGAATACTATGTTAAAAGCTTTATTGTATAtaacctttttccaatgttttTTCACAGGTTGATATAGCATTAGAATGTGCAAGGCTGCAACAAAGGTTATCAATGCCTCCATTGCAAGTACAAGATCTCCCACATCAAGGGGCTACAAGCTACGTGGATTTAATGAATATGCAACAGACGACAAGCAGCAGCATGCGCGATGTCACAACTACAAATGGTCCTCAGCAGGACATATTGCATGAAATCCTTTCTCTCGCTCAAGTTTCCCAGGATCACATCAATCAGAACACTTGGGGTGGAGGTTATTCCAGTCATCAGGAAGATGATTTTTCGTTTCTGGATGATAATGACAACAACATTCAAGTGCAAGATGTGGGCTCGTTTAGGTTCATGGGGGATGATCAGAATGCGAGGTCTATTGAGGTTACTGGTGTCGATGAACAACAGCTCAGAAGTGATAGAATGGTTGAGAATTTGAGATGGGTTGGCATGTCTAACAAGGATCTTGAGATGGTAATTATCATTCTTTTTTACTCgttacttattttatttttaagaaataagcAAGGAAAAAGATAGTGCTcacatattttttaatttattttttgtgtcTAACCCTAATGTTCATAGTAGGTCCCATAGAGTGGTTTAGGGCTTCTAGATGTATTACATAATTCCAGAAACCATGAAGTTACACTAACTTTCTTGACATTTACAGACTTATAATTGGGATGATTACAAGAATGTTCCAGTGGAAAATATGCCAAGTTTTCAGAAGGAGGAGCATGAGGTTCAAGGTACAAAAATCACTAATTAAGCCTTCGTTACCATATTTTCCAAGAATCTATGCCATATATGTATATCTTTGTTGTCATAGCTAGACTCTATTTCACTAAGAGCTTGAAAATTAAACAATTTCAGGAGAAAGCAGCCATCAAAACAATTTCGACAATACAGAAGATCACTTCTCACTTGGAATCACCACCGAGGGGCATGACAACTCGAATGAAAACTTGTTAGACGAAGCCGATTTGGAGGACTTTACTACAACTCCAAGCTTTGAAATCTACGAGAAAACCAAAGTCAGTACTCATGGGTTGATTGTTTCAACCCGACAGGTTTCAGAAACCTTCTTCCACCAAATCGTACCTTCTCAAATAGTCAAAGTCCATCTGAACCCAGGAATGATACATGATCAAACGGTATCTAAATCCGATAGCCAGACAACGCTTAGCAAGAAAGTTTTATATGACAAGTTCAAGATGATCACAAGTTCCAAACCATTTGAGGTGATTAACAAGAAACCAAAGACCCCTTTGGTCACCTTGGTTTCCCTTCTGTTGATATGTTGCTTTTATCTTGAAGAGTCAACAGAAGATGGTGGTGATATGAAGTTAAAAGAGGATGATGATGGTGGTTCAGCTGGTAATAGCATACGAATGGAGGATGGAGAGGAGGAAAAGAATGAAGGATGGGGCATTTCAAGTTTGGTTTTGGAGAAGGTGATATGGCCATGTGTGACCTTGGCTTTGGCATTTTCTACCATCTGGGTACATCATAATTACTAATTACAAgggtttttttaatctttttttttttaattaattgtttcTAACCATACAGAGTGAAGTTGTTTACTTATAGGAAAAGATGAAACTAAGCTTTCCCTGGATTTAATCTGGGGCtgaattatattatatataatatttgtaCTTTCTTCATTTTACATTCAAAATATATATACGAGTAATTATACGTCTTCATGATTCCATCAAATAAAGACTGGGAAATCACAttcaaaataacaaaagggaattCATATGCAATGTGAAAAGATTgatacatctttttttttttttttagaaaacgtTCATAAAATATGGGCAAACAAAATTTCATCGATATGGTTTATAGAAATTAGGAATTATGTTCACCATAAAAAAAACCTTTTCAACtttaaataatgtattttttttttcgcCATCCGGCGCTTTAATTTCACGTTTAGACTGTTAAGTCCATTTAATACGTAAAAAGATAGGCTTTGAAAGCCAAATATTGCACGGAGAGTTTAAACAATAATTTCTGTAATATGAtgtatttttttaagttttagttTCACACAATTTTtgagattttttatttttataatgttaGTGGAAATTGCATAATTTAGGCATTTGAGTTATGTGCTGAAAGTGCCAAACAAAAAAGATATAACAGTTATAGCACGCACAAAAGATAAGTATTTGTTGAAAGGGCCACACAAAAAGATATAACACTTATATAGCATGAACAAAAGATAAATAATTAAACTTACATGAAAGTACATAATTATTTCAAATATTTAGTCCAAAGCTAAATAGCGGTCAAGttcattcatataatatattgcCTCCATGGAAAATGAACATTTTATAATTGTTTCTATTAAAACATTGTAATTTGAATATTTTACACAATTATAACAATGGATAATATTGCTATATCTGTGTATATTCTTTAAAGTATGAATtctaatagaaagaaatgaaaatataatgttataatataaaaaataataaactaGACTACATTGCTATTCTTTAAATTTACCCCTATATTTTACATGATAAAGTTATTTACAAGTTACCATTAAGGATGACAAAAATCGACACAACGCGACAAAAATAAATGAtacgaaacgaaattgggacggAATTGAATTTTAAATTCTTGTCCGTGTTGTTTTCGGGTAGTGTATAAGAAACACGATGTTGCGTTATCTTATGTCCGTGTTCAAAATCCAACTCGATAATAGCATGTTTTTGTGTCATGTTCGGAAGTCGTGTATATTTATTAGCATTATATgttgtttttatgttattttttgtcTTATTATTCGTGTTCttctttaaatttattttttacaagaaaatatgtatgacattatacaaatgggttttttttttttgttatttttgttgtatTATCATGTTTTTATTATTTCGTGTTTGTTTTAATGAAAAAAACATGCTATCATGTCATATCACATTTGAATTCATAGAAATTAATTTATGTCATGTCGTTGCTAGGCAAAATCACAGAAAGACCGCCTATTTGCCACTCTTATCATCATGTTGGCTTGGCATGTAGAAATGAGATTATATGTataaattatatacatatataatatatagtttaactctACTTTATATATATTTAACTATATTTAATTTAAGTATAGGTAATGCAATTTTTATGAACACAATTAAAAAATTTATTATAGTAAAATACCATCAAGATTTATGAAATTGAAAGTTTAGATATATAAAATGAGTTATACTGTAATTTTTCATTATATTTCAAGATAGAACCAAAAAACACCCTATAATTGAGGAATGAAAGTTAACAAAGAATGAATAAACCATTACAATGAAATAAACTattccatcataccaaacactagtttaaatttaattagtaaattaataattataaagaATAATTATAATACTATAATAATTTGTGGCTATTTCTACCGGTAATATCAACGTTATCATCTAGTAAGCATCTTTATTAATAATATGTTATCGGGGTACTGTTCATTAGATTACTTTAACTCCATCCTGGTTACTTTCATCGGTCCACCGATCCGCCGCTTCCATAATAGTTCACCGCTTGGAACTTAGACGCATGATTCCTTTTGCTCCTCCTATAAATCGATAGATtgacaaagctttgctaaaaagGCTATTGATCTACTGGGAAAATTAATCAATGGCGAGAGCAACAATCTAGATAAAGAAGATAGAGAATCCAACGAAGGAATCCCCATCTTTTTTTCTCCGCTGACTTGATGATGAAGCTGGCAGAAGGTCCATGGAGTGACAATGATGCTGTCATTTAATTTT containing:
- the LOC111916039 gene encoding NAC domain-containing protein 86, with product MAPVSLPPGFRFHPTDEELVAYYLKRKINGRKIELEVIPEVDLYKCEPWDLPGKSLLPSKDLEWYFFSPRDRKYPNGSRTNRATKGGYWKATGKDRNVNSQSRAVGMKKTLVYYRGRAPHGARSDWVMHEYRLDERECETESGLKLQDAYSLCRVFKKSLNAPKTTIGVHYAVAVSDHSSSMDLYSEGGRGGEDMETCNYPTPMASSSSNINHGSPHNVSESSDGRWMQYLSEEAFAFPNPSFTNYGNVSFPPTKVDIALECARLQQRLSMPPLQVQDLPHQGATSYVDLMNMQQTTSSSMRDVTTTNGPQQDILHEILSLAQVSQDHINQNTWGGGYSSHQEDDFSFLDDNDNNIQVQDVGSFRFMGDDQNARSIEVTGVDEQQLRSDRMVENLRWVGMSNKDLEMTYNWDDYKNVPVENMPSFQKEEHEVQGESSHQNNFDNTEDHFSLGITTEGHDNSNENLLDEADLEDFTTTPSFEIYEKTKVSTHGLIVSTRQVSETFFHQIVPSQIVKVHLNPGMIHDQTVSKSDSQTTLSKKVLYDKFKMITSSKPFEVINKKPKTPLVTLVSLLLICCFYLEESTEDGGDMKLKEDDDGGSAGNSIRMEDGEEEKNEGWGISSLVLEKVIWPCVTLALAFSTIWVHHNY